The proteins below come from a single Dehalococcoidia bacterium genomic window:
- a CDS encoding alpha/beta fold hydrolase: MIKKLLFSIVALAIMLSAITLVFVAPIIATDNATTTIQDVHWWSNVSDITPDTEFLLNPDGNLLFNSNSLTLSEASDAVGLIIPAIKDTAIGYCANWGPDANNGNAISFVAWNNSPTADLNSLIEFSLESIPADAEIYFANLALYAFNFDGSSDIPVGVYKQLHTDWEELQTTYNVYKTGSNWITQGGDYVTSNPAGAVMMVPSDSQGFVQWDIIDIVNDSRDRGIPVELLVKAIVHGNAHSDAGFCSKEYYKDTWLQPKLLIGYTIPSSPTPTPTPTPAPTTPVILVHGWASSPSEWEDMIAFLEGNGYERDVNLFAIDLNPHGIAWGPINWYAGDLAAFISEKAGANKVDLVCHSMGGLVSRWYTRFGYSNNVRNLIMIGTPNHGTPLAALGADILGPLGIIAGGVAGAQMIPYSPFLNELNYGNPLFYSGIDIVNPAVHHETIAGTVGWWYTWLFFLWNTNDGVVAEESVRLDGVNLQEVPYNHTAQINEDETFQMVLNILQGDTAYASAAVQQSSVLVQAEHDNSIPQQTAVQLAPMISGKIFSVEQKSHEILISATSNATFALAWLSGDLDLTLTTPSGTTIDPSGAEDNANISHYQDGNTTIEGYTILNPEIGIWQVNIAAVNVSAEGEDYTVLTFLETTLQLSSNLAKYQYDPGEQISIVAELKNDGTPLTGASVSTEIQRPEESVESLALYDDGLHGDGEANDGIYANAYANTTTSGMYKITIFANGMDNGIEFARQSIAVIWVEYYPDLTLESSDISFSDDVLVSGENVTISAMVSNIGEANAVNASIFFFDGEPADDVLIGEDVIDVNAGKTANVSVSWDITAGQHEIHVVVSPFNGFLEKDYTNNEGFKTVDVYNLTIFSSNGGIVATPGIGNYSYIAGESVALAAIPNDYYKFVNWTGDTETIADINADSTIIIMNGNCSIQANFVANPATYTFASGGGVNKWCWEGDIYLTKWLSGHPYSPGDFANSYGYAAGGTEAYSAVSSSDNVRWRSDISRCLGCCAFDRNAELFIFNVAEDPATISNIQVKWEGHGTMGETIYYTTEKIWKSSSNTWVTLNNQRNVTGDVTWTNNIASDCADYIDASGNLSILLAAQRSGLPWNCGIWTDYLEVTIIHK, encoded by the coding sequence GTGATTAAAAAGTTACTGTTTTCAATAGTCGCATTAGCAATAATGCTAAGTGCAATAACATTGGTGTTTGTTGCACCCATCATCGCGACTGATAATGCAACTACTACAATACAGGATGTACACTGGTGGTCGAATGTAAGCGATATCACACCTGATACCGAATTCTTACTTAATCCTGATGGCAATTTACTTTTCAACTCAAATAGCTTAACGCTCAGTGAGGCTTCTGATGCAGTGGGGTTAATAATACCGGCAATAAAAGATACTGCTATTGGATACTGTGCGAATTGGGGGCCTGATGCGAATAATGGCAACGCGATAAGTTTTGTGGCATGGAACAATAGCCCTACCGCAGACTTAAACTCTTTAATTGAATTTAGTCTGGAATCTATACCTGCAGATGCGGAGATATACTTTGCAAATTTAGCACTATATGCTTTCAATTTCGATGGTTCCTCTGATATACCGGTAGGCGTATATAAGCAGTTGCATACTGACTGGGAAGAATTGCAGACTACTTACAATGTATACAAAACGGGGTCCAACTGGATAACCCAGGGTGGCGATTATGTAACCTCTAATCCTGCAGGGGCGGTAATGATGGTTCCCTCTGATTCCCAGGGGTTTGTGCAATGGGATATTATCGATATCGTCAATGATTCTAGAGACAGAGGTATACCGGTTGAATTACTAGTTAAAGCTATTGTGCATGGTAATGCTCATAGTGACGCCGGTTTTTGCAGTAAGGAATATTACAAAGACACTTGGCTACAACCAAAGCTACTAATAGGGTACACGATTCCTAGCTCTCCAACGCCAACGCCCACACCCACTCCAGCCCCAACAACACCGGTAATTCTGGTACATGGATGGGCCTCATCTCCTAGTGAATGGGAGGACATGATTGCATTTCTAGAAGGAAATGGCTATGAGAGAGATGTAAACTTGTTTGCCATTGATTTGAATCCACATGGTATTGCATGGGGACCCATTAATTGGTACGCAGGTGACCTCGCCGCTTTCATTTCTGAGAAAGCTGGCGCAAACAAGGTAGACCTGGTTTGTCATTCCATGGGGGGATTGGTATCAAGGTGGTATACACGCTTTGGCTATAGTAATAATGTCAGAAACCTTATTATGATAGGTACTCCGAATCATGGAACTCCATTAGCTGCGCTTGGTGCGGACATACTTGGACCGTTAGGAATAATTGCAGGGGGCGTTGCCGGCGCACAAATGATACCCTATAGTCCATTCCTAAACGAGTTAAATTATGGTAATCCGTTGTTTTATTCTGGAATTGACATAGTAAATCCCGCAGTTCATCATGAGACTATCGCTGGGACAGTCGGCTGGTGGTATACTTGGTTATTCTTTTTGTGGAATACTAACGATGGTGTTGTAGCAGAGGAAAGTGTGCGACTGGATGGAGTAAATCTTCAAGAGGTACCCTATAATCATACTGCTCAAATTAATGAAGACGAAACGTTCCAGATGGTGCTGAATATATTGCAGGGTGACACTGCATATGCTTCTGCCGCGGTTCAGCAGAGTTCAGTGCTCGTGCAAGCTGAGCATGATAATAGCATCCCTCAACAAACCGCCGTTCAACTAGCCCCTATGATTTCAGGCAAGATCTTTTCTGTCGAGCAGAAATCGCATGAAATCCTGATTAGCGCTACATCAAATGCAACCTTTGCCCTAGCTTGGCTCTCCGGCGATCTCGACCTGACCTTGACCACTCCCAGTGGCACTACGATCGACCCATCCGGTGCTGAAGACAACGCAAACATTTCCCACTATCAGGATGGCAATACTACAATCGAGGGATATACCATTTTAAATCCTGAGATTGGAATATGGCAAGTTAATATAGCTGCGGTAAACGTATCAGCGGAAGGCGAAGATTATACGGTTCTGACTTTCCTCGAAACCACTTTACAGCTTTCTAGCAACCTCGCGAAGTACCAGTATGATCCGGGAGAACAGATCAGCATAGTGGCTGAACTAAAGAACGATGGCACGCCACTGACCGGGGCGTCGGTTAGCACGGAGATACAGAGGCCCGAAGAATCGGTTGAGAGTCTTGCTTTGTATGACGATGGTCTTCATGGTGATGGGGAAGCTAACGACGGGATATACGCCAACGCCTATGCTAATACAACAACATCTGGAATGTATAAAATCACTATATTTGCCAACGGGATGGACAATGGAATTGAATTCGCCAGACAGTCTATTGCTGTTATCTGGGTAGAGTACTACCCAGATTTAACTCTTGAATCCTCGGATATAAGCTTCTCTGATGATGTGCTAGTCTCAGGTGAAAACGTGACGATATCGGCAATGGTCAGCAATATAGGAGAAGCAAATGCGGTCAATGCTTCCATATTCTTCTTTGATGGAGAACCTGCGGATGATGTGTTAATAGGTGAAGATGTAATAGATGTTAATGCCGGTAAAACGGCTAACGTCTCTGTCTCGTGGGACATTACAGCGGGCCAGCATGAAATCCACGTTGTAGTAAGCCCATTTAATGGTTTTTTAGAGAAAGACTATACGAATAACGAGGGTTTCAAAACAGTCGATGTTTATAATCTGACCATATTTTCCTCTAATGGAGGCATAGTTGCAACACCAGGTATCGGAAACTACAGCTACATTGCTGGGGAGAGTGTAGCCTTAGCAGCAATTCCTAACGATTACTATAAGTTCGTCAACTGGACAGGCGATACGGAGACAATCGCAGATATAAATGCTGACTCTACTATAATAATTATGAATGGTAATTGCTCTATACAAGCCAACTTTGTGGCAAATCCCGCAACATACACCTTCGCCAGTGGCGGTGGTGTGAATAAGTGGTGCTGGGAAGGCGATATATATCTTACAAAGTGGCTCTCGGGTCATCCTTACAGCCCGGGTGACTTTGCAAATTCATACGGATACGCTGCGGGTGGCACTGAGGCATATTCAGCAGTCAGTTCGTCGGACAATGTGCGGTGGAGATCAGATATCTCACGTTGCTTAGGATGTTGTGCATTCGACCGAAACGCCGAACTGTTCATATTCAATGTTGCGGAAGACCCGGCGACTATCTCAAATATCCAGGTCAAATGGGAAGGGCACGGTACCATGGGAGAAACGATTTACTATACTACTGAAAAGATTTGGAAATCGTCTAGCAATACATGGGTTACGCTTAATAACCAGAGAAATGTAACCGGGGATGTAACATGGACAAATAATATTGCTAGTGACTGCGCTGATTATATAGATGCCTCAGGAAACCTGAGTATTCTCTTAGCGGCTCAGAGGAGCGGGCTCCCTTGGAACTGTGGTATCTGGACAGACTATCTGGAGGTAACTATCATTCACAAATAG
- a CDS encoding PHP domain-containing protein, whose product MLIDLHTHTNPLSYDSDLSADELIVAAKEAGLDGICLTEHDAFWSEAEVEALRVKHQFPVFAGAELNTEEEHLIVFGLKQWLIGMSRADFVIEKVREFNGAVVIAHPFRRKILRGSDDPGGERFNRELDKACANPLFSKVDALETQNAHGNERENSFSTELARRLKQRTTGGTDAHEIADVGHAATYFEREIKSLDELIAELKDGRFRALTPAECHRKLKPSKAKRRSEEWKEKFEQMRRSGLYTEFGD is encoded by the coding sequence ATGCTAATCGATCTTCACACTCACACCAACCCTCTCTCCTACGACAGCGACCTGTCCGCGGATGAGCTCATCGTCGCGGCCAAGGAAGCCGGGCTGGACGGCATCTGCCTCACCGAGCACGACGCCTTCTGGAGCGAGGCCGAGGTCGAGGCGCTGCGAGTTAAGCACCAGTTCCCCGTCTTCGCCGGCGCCGAGCTCAATACGGAGGAGGAACACCTTATAGTATTCGGCCTCAAGCAGTGGCTTATCGGCATGAGCCGCGCCGATTTCGTCATCGAGAAGGTGAGGGAGTTCAACGGGGCGGTTGTCATCGCCCATCCCTTCCGCCGCAAGATACTGCGCGGCAGCGACGACCCCGGCGGCGAGCGCTTCAATCGGGAACTGGACAAGGCCTGCGCCAATCCCCTGTTCTCTAAAGTCGACGCACTCGAGACACAGAACGCCCACGGCAACGAGCGCGAGAACAGCTTCTCAACTGAGCTGGCGCGTCGCCTCAAGCAACGCACCACAGGAGGCACCGACGCGCACGAGATAGCCGACGTCGGGCATGCGGCTACGTACTTCGAGCGGGAGATAAAGAGCCTCGACGAGCTCATCGCAGAGCTGAAGGACGGACGCTTCCGCGCACTCACGCCTGCCGAATGCCATCGCAAACTGAAACCGAGCAAGGCAAAACGTAGAAGTGAGGAATGGAAGGAAAAGTTCGAGCAGATGCGGCGGTCCGGGCTATACACAGAGTTCGGCGACTAG
- a CDS encoding FAD-dependent oxidoreductase, whose product MTKLTNLFQPFEFGGVELKNRLVMLSMDTGYGDDGYASVRDREYLVARAKGGAGLIITGMLMPGSTGVPLPGRISIHADRFIPGLKETTDAVHAAGAKIAPQIGLQYYWARADGEKIEEVGPSEVATRKNSKPRALTVDEIHQIVDEYAGGVRRARDAGFDAVELHCGIGYLIARFLSPATNKRTDEYGGSFENRMRFLLEILASAKKKAGNDFPIICRFSADEFMEGGNKLDDGKRIAVEMEKAGVACLNVGAGWHECRTPLIYMSVPRGSFVYLAEEIKKVVNIPVIAAYRINNPILADSIIAQGKADLVGMGRALLADPEMPNKAMQERFDDIRPCIACNYCLDRVMLGASVACSVNPRLGHEYEERPEHAKKPKKVFVIGGGPGGMEAAIDAAKLGHDVTLYDKGNRLGGNLIPAAAPSYKWEINNLIAYYEKQLEKTGVKVQLDAETDEDTIAEGKPNAVIVAAGAQPIVPPDWSRDLPNVMTAVQVLSGEKKAAGEKVVVVGGGLVGCETAEYLAERGKKVTIIEMLDRMGSDIGITIRWIIMQRLHNAGVKWVTGAKVEQITESRVRANKKCTTIFFDADSVVLAMGMKPNAGFAGRLKQKFGDKIDIKSIGDCVEAGKIAQATEGGFLAAYEL is encoded by the coding sequence ATGACAAAACTGACCAACCTTTTCCAGCCTTTCGAGTTCGGAGGCGTCGAGTTGAAGAACCGCCTCGTCATGCTGTCCATGGACACGGGCTACGGCGACGACGGCTACGCCAGCGTGCGCGACCGCGAATACCTGGTAGCGCGGGCTAAAGGCGGCGCCGGGCTCATCATCACCGGCATGCTCATGCCCGGGAGCACCGGCGTACCGCTGCCGGGGCGGATATCGATACACGCCGACAGGTTCATCCCGGGGCTGAAGGAGACTACGGACGCCGTGCACGCCGCCGGTGCAAAGATAGCCCCCCAGATCGGCCTGCAATATTACTGGGCCCGCGCCGACGGCGAGAAGATCGAGGAGGTCGGGCCGTCCGAGGTGGCCACGCGCAAGAACTCAAAGCCGCGCGCGCTGACCGTGGACGAGATACATCAAATCGTCGACGAGTACGCCGGGGGCGTCAGGCGCGCCCGCGATGCCGGCTTCGACGCCGTGGAGCTGCACTGCGGCATCGGCTACCTCATAGCGCGCTTCCTGTCGCCGGCGACGAATAAACGGACTGACGAGTACGGAGGCAGCTTTGAGAACAGGATGCGCTTCCTGCTGGAGATACTCGCATCGGCCAAAAAGAAAGCGGGGAACGATTTCCCCATAATCTGCCGCTTCTCCGCCGACGAGTTCATGGAGGGGGGCAATAAGCTTGACGACGGCAAGCGGATAGCGGTCGAGATGGAGAAGGCGGGGGTTGCCTGCCTCAACGTGGGGGCGGGGTGGCACGAGTGCCGCACACCTTTGATATATATGTCCGTGCCGCGCGGCAGCTTCGTCTACCTCGCGGAAGAAATCAAAAAAGTCGTCAACATCCCCGTCATCGCCGCCTACCGCATCAATAACCCGATACTTGCCGATTCGATAATCGCGCAGGGCAAGGCCGACCTGGTGGGCATGGGGCGCGCGCTCCTGGCCGACCCGGAGATGCCGAACAAAGCGATGCAGGAAAGGTTCGACGACATCCGTCCGTGCATCGCCTGCAACTATTGTCTCGATAGGGTGATGCTCGGCGCGTCCGTGGCCTGCTCGGTGAACCCGCGCCTCGGCCATGAGTACGAGGAGCGGCCCGAACATGCCAAGAAGCCGAAGAAGGTCTTCGTCATCGGCGGGGGCCCGGGCGGCATGGAGGCCGCCATCGACGCGGCGAAGCTGGGGCACGATGTTACTTTATACGACAAGGGCAATCGATTGGGGGGCAACCTGATACCCGCCGCGGCGCCTTCGTACAAGTGGGAGATCAACAACCTCATCGCCTACTACGAGAAGCAGCTTGAGAAAACGGGCGTAAAAGTTCAGCTCGACGCAGAGACCGACGAGGACACCATCGCTGAAGGAAAGCCGAACGCCGTTATCGTGGCCGCGGGCGCGCAACCAATCGTTCCGCCCGACTGGAGCCGCGACCTGCCCAACGTCATGACCGCCGTCCAGGTGCTGAGCGGCGAGAAAAAGGCCGCCGGGGAGAAGGTCGTGGTGGTGGGCGGCGGCCTGGTCGGCTGCGAGACAGCGGAGTATCTGGCGGAGCGGGGCAAGAAGGTAACCATCATCGAGATGCTGGACCGCATGGGCAGCGACATCGGCATAACCATAAGGTGGATAATCATGCAGCGCCTGCACAACGCCGGCGTGAAGTGGGTCACCGGCGCCAAGGTGGAGCAGATCACCGAGAGCCGCGTGCGCGCCAACAAGAAGTGCACCACGATCTTCTTCGATGCCGACAGCGTGGTGCTGGCCATGGGCATGAAGCCGAATGCCGGGTTTGCCGGACGATTGAAACAGAAGTTCGGCGATAAGATCGATATCAAGTCCATCGGCGACTGCGTCGAGGCCGGCAAGATAGCCCAGGCCACCGAGGGCGGCTTCCTCGCGGCGTATGAGTTGTAA
- a CDS encoding cysteine peptidase family C39 domain-containing protein, whose amino-acid sequence MIELHNLRQTFDWDCGAQALQTVMAYYGVDARGDELINQLPSNKTGTRPKDLRRVAQKYGFKVKSGPGWTLEDIKWYVNSGIPVIVLLQAWAERLMTLEDWAKDYKDGHYAIVIDTTNEIIVFEDPSSFRRTWLTEGEFMTRWHDRYPETHRKVERWAMVLLGKEPVLPSPKHMD is encoded by the coding sequence ATGATCGAGTTGCATAACCTCAGACAGACATTCGACTGGGACTGCGGGGCGCAGGCGCTCCAGACTGTCATGGCCTACTACGGCGTGGATGCGCGCGGCGACGAGCTCATCAATCAGTTGCCTTCCAACAAAACCGGCACCCGGCCCAAGGACTTGAGAAGAGTCGCACAGAAATACGGCTTCAAGGTGAAGTCCGGGCCCGGTTGGACGCTGGAGGACATCAAGTGGTATGTGAACTCGGGGATACCGGTGATAGTCCTGCTGCAGGCATGGGCCGAACGGCTGATGACGCTTGAGGACTGGGCCAAAGACTATAAGGACGGGCACTACGCTATCGTGATCGATACGACCAACGAAATCATAGTTTTTGAAGACCCGTCGTCTTTCCGCAGGACATGGCTTACCGAGGGCGAGTTCATGACCCGCTGGCACGATAGATATCCGGAGACGCACAGGAAGGTGGAGCGCTGGGCCATGGTGCTGCTGGGCAAGGAGCCAGTGCTTCCCTCCCCGAAGCACATGGATTGA
- a CDS encoding 4Fe-4S double cluster binding domain-containing protein, whose amino-acid sequence MNIQPFIEEAIANFIPDKDNYVVGYADLQDLIKDKYPYRYATVIGRKLDDSVIDSIAGGPTLEYFNLFESVNKELSRIVAQISSEMNARGIDNRPMIATGDDSNRDANYEVNLRYKFSHKMAATGAGLGWIGKTDLLISNKFGPRVRFASVLTNHRFQKIGEPIRKSKCGSCTICVEKCPAQAASGRLWDTTVHRDEFYDAHKCRDMCKHLAMTRIQKDATICGICVSVCPFGKKKRRDGPTAR is encoded by the coding sequence ATGAATATCCAACCATTTATTGAAGAAGCGATCGCCAATTTCATCCCCGACAAGGATAACTACGTCGTCGGCTACGCCGACCTGCAAGACCTCATCAAGGACAAATATCCTTATAGATACGCCACAGTCATCGGCAGGAAGCTGGACGACAGCGTAATCGACTCCATCGCCGGCGGCCCGACGCTGGAATACTTCAACCTGTTTGAAAGCGTCAATAAAGAGTTGAGTCGTATCGTCGCACAAATATCGAGCGAGATGAACGCGCGCGGCATCGACAACCGCCCCATGATCGCCACCGGCGACGACAGTAATCGTGACGCAAACTACGAGGTGAACCTGCGCTATAAATTCTCTCACAAGATGGCCGCCACGGGCGCCGGACTGGGCTGGATCGGCAAGACGGATTTATTGATATCGAATAAATTCGGGCCCAGGGTACGCTTCGCCAGTGTGCTTACGAATCACAGGTTCCAGAAAATCGGCGAGCCCATCCGCAAGAGCAAATGCGGCTCGTGCACCATCTGCGTTGAGAAATGCCCGGCTCAAGCCGCCAGCGGCAGACTCTGGGATACGACTGTGCACCGGGACGAGTTCTACGACGCTCATAAATGCAGAGACATGTGCAAGCATTTAGCGATGACCAGAATTCAAAAAGACGCTACCATCTGCGGCATCTGCGTATCGGTATGCCCCTTTGGGAAGAAGAAAAGACGGGATGGCCCCACCGCTCGGTGA
- a CDS encoding 4Fe-4S binding protein, with product MNRTVVIDESLCTACGTCVAMCPKKILYIDKADNVCRVTDETRCDRLGGCERKCEAGAITIN from the coding sequence ATGAACAGGACAGTAGTCATAGACGAGAGCCTCTGCACCGCCTGCGGCACCTGCGTGGCCATGTGCCCCAAGAAGATTTTATACATCGACAAGGCGGATAACGTCTGCCGGGTCACGGACGAAACCAGATGCGACAGGCTGGGTGGCTGCGAGCGCAAGTGTGAAGCCGGGGCGATTACGATTAATTGA
- a CDS encoding zinc-ribbon domain-containing protein, with translation MSYCTSCGKQIEEGTTSCPSCGHLVSLDHLSNSTPKASSDSSEAGGVVADQQLAVRRGLRWRSIFLGASIIVALTFVGVVGIGVMVAVSGNNDKTVSLVQVGIAFICSVIGGLVVGFGVGYRGALHGLISTLIADIFIVIYTLIGMLSTGVSASWVIIALIAELLVLPGFGALGGFLGERLRNRKSSLIRH, from the coding sequence ATGTCATACTGTACTAGTTGTGGTAAGCAGATTGAAGAAGGGACTACATCATGCCCAAGCTGTGGTCATCTGGTTAGCCTCGACCATTTGAGCAATTCTACTCCCAAAGCTTCATCAGACAGTTCTGAAGCCGGAGGTGTTGTAGCTGACCAGCAATTGGCAGTTAGAAGAGGCTTGAGGTGGAGATCAATCTTTCTGGGTGCTTCTATTATAGTAGCATTAACATTCGTAGGTGTTGTTGGAATAGGTGTAATGGTTGCTGTCTCAGGTAACAATGATAAAACGGTGTCTTTGGTTCAGGTTGGTATAGCATTTATATGTTCTGTTATTGGAGGATTAGTTGTCGGATTTGGTGTAGGTTATAGAGGGGCGTTGCACGGACTGATATCGACATTAATCGCTGATATATTTATTGTAATCTATACCCTCATCGGGATGTTAAGTACAGGGGTTAGTGCTAGTTGGGTTATTATTGCTTTGATAGCTGAATTGTTAGTCTTACCAGGATTTGGTGCTCTGGGTGGTTTTCTAGGAGAACGGTTGCGGAATCGTAAATCATCTCTTATTAGGCATTGA
- a CDS encoding TIGR04190 family B12-binding domain/radical SAM domain protein encodes MPKTDLILLHAPSVYDFRRKTILYGPTSDQVPSTPVFELYPIGIASIAEYLERAGYRVRIVNLAVRMLRSDRFDVEKFIEKLDAPVFGIDLHWMVHCHGSIEIARIVKKYHPRSKIMFGGLSSSYFHRELMNYPEIDYVVRGDTTEEPVKRLMDCIVKKADPSDVPNVTWRDKSGAVHENPLTHAPTSLDDVFISHYDNVIRSVIRYRDLAGYLPFKRWLQYPITAVLTVRGCTQNCVICGASQAAFRNCFKREQPAYRTPEAVVRDVKNIERFSKGPIFILGDLQQPGEDYAYKVLDLLDKHRPKNQIIMELFNPAPKKLLQRMGEVCPGFCLEWSPESHDPELRKACGRNFGDADFEDTVQWALEAGCSRMDIFYMLGIPKQDRASFMSTVDYCAHLWDRFNDKRLLLFTAPISPFLDPGSLAFEHADSFGYRLLCKTVEEHRQAITKPSWKYHLNYETRWLPRDDIVSTAYDAEEAMNRLKEKHGIIPKAQADATAKRLFLGREMLELIDDIMFSGDDGRLAELKPTVDKVNMSLAGGKTELELPTALMTLRPLSTIKSLLTRR; translated from the coding sequence GTGCCCAAGACCGACCTGATACTGCTCCACGCGCCCAGCGTGTACGACTTCCGCAGGAAGACCATACTCTACGGCCCCACCAGCGACCAGGTGCCCTCCACTCCCGTCTTCGAGCTGTACCCTATCGGCATCGCCAGCATCGCGGAGTACCTGGAGCGCGCCGGCTACCGCGTGCGCATCGTGAACCTGGCCGTGCGCATGCTCCGGAGCGACAGGTTCGACGTCGAGAAGTTCATCGAAAAGCTTGATGCGCCCGTCTTCGGCATCGACCTGCACTGGATGGTGCACTGCCACGGCTCGATCGAGATCGCGCGCATCGTGAAGAAATACCACCCGCGTTCGAAGATAATGTTCGGCGGGCTGTCGTCATCGTACTTCCATCGCGAGCTGATGAACTACCCGGAGATCGACTACGTGGTGCGCGGCGACACCACCGAGGAGCCGGTGAAGCGCCTCATGGACTGCATCGTGAAGAAGGCCGACCCGTCCGATGTGCCCAACGTGACCTGGCGCGATAAATCGGGCGCGGTGCACGAGAACCCGCTCACCCACGCGCCGACCTCCCTCGACGATGTGTTCATCAGCCACTACGACAACGTCATCCGCTCCGTGATACGCTACCGCGACCTGGCCGGCTACCTGCCGTTCAAGCGCTGGCTGCAATACCCCATCACCGCCGTGCTCACCGTGCGCGGCTGCACGCAGAACTGCGTCATCTGCGGCGCCTCGCAGGCGGCCTTCCGCAACTGCTTCAAGCGCGAGCAGCCCGCCTATCGCACGCCCGAGGCCGTCGTCCGCGACGTGAAAAATATCGAGCGCTTCAGCAAGGGGCCCATATTCATCCTGGGCGACCTGCAGCAGCCCGGCGAGGACTACGCGTACAAAGTGCTCGACCTTCTCGATAAGCATCGCCCGAAGAATCAGATCATCATGGAATTATTCAACCCCGCGCCGAAGAAACTGCTCCAGCGCATGGGCGAGGTCTGTCCCGGCTTCTGTCTTGAATGGTCGCCGGAATCGCACGACCCGGAGCTGAGGAAAGCCTGCGGCCGCAACTTCGGCGACGCCGATTTCGAGGACACGGTGCAGTGGGCGCTTGAGGCCGGGTGCAGCCGCATGGACATCTTCTACATGCTGGGCATCCCCAAACAGGACCGCGCCTCCTTCATGTCCACCGTCGATTACTGCGCCCACCTCTGGGACAGGTTCAACGATAAACGATTGCTATTGTTCACCGCGCCGATATCTCCCTTCCTCGATCCCGGCAGCCTGGCCTTCGAACACGCCGACAGCTTCGGCTATCGATTATTGTGCAAGACCGTGGAGGAGCACCGCCAGGCCATCACCAAGCCGAGCTGGAAGTACCACCTGAACTACGAGACGCGCTGGCTTCCGCGCGACGATATCGTCTCCACTGCCTACGACGCCGAAGAAGCTATGAACCGATTAAAAGAGAAGCACGGCATCATCCCCAAAGCGCAGGCCGATGCGACGGCGAAAAGATTGTTCCTCGGGCGCGAGATGCTGGAGCTTATAGACGACATCATGTTCAGCGGCGACGACGGCCGCCTGGCCGAGCTTAAACCCACGGTGGATAAAGTGAACATGTCCCTCGCCGGCGGCAAGACCGAGCTTGAGCTGCCCACGGCCTTGATGACGCTGAGGCCGCTGAGTACGATTAAGAGTCTGCTGACGAGGCGATAG